A region from the Lolium perenne isolate Kyuss_39 chromosome 4, Kyuss_2.0, whole genome shotgun sequence genome encodes:
- the LOC127303001 gene encoding uncharacterized protein, giving the protein MSSLLLSSSLITSLGAAFLPADGLRDAPPPEPAPPSPDPRDREWRRDDPPRQIAGGSRIPAAQRGHAPGDPPPHPAAAILPPAGLRRLQALARPSHRPPVPPPLPRPPREPHIWGIKFRSTLGPPDRIPPERFDLQHQIDRRSGIRLGLLGCRHGRVLLLDDKCNKVIVCDPITGEHHRLDVPPAFRGFNIYGAVLCAAVDQGHVHGSCHSSPFNVVLMSLSRGGDKDEYDDEHDYGDTSPMACVYSSETAVWGNLISTMDRCELDEVNPGILIGNALYWSSKSVIPNRNVLHLDYLADDVVEFDLDRQSLAVIKGPPCLNGSLRHQIIRAEDDALGLAIFSHGRFEVWQRWVSCHGGTTWLLHNAFEVHTLLGLPPQIEGSMRTMEILGYDEDNRAIIVFVDGNVYMVQPMSMQFRKLYESAYPIKCHPFACFYAPDVAIPGGCNGVEILQDA; this is encoded by the exons ATGTCGTCGTtgctgctctcctcgagcttgatcacctCCCTGGGCGCGGCGTTCCTACCAGCGGATG GTCTCCGGGATGCccctccgccggagcccgcgcctCCATCCCCAGATCCACGCGACCGGGAATGGCGTCGGGATGACCCGCCGCGGCAAATCGCCGGCGGATCCCGAATCCCTGCCGCTCAACGAGGACATGCTCCGGGAGATCCTCCTCCGCATCCCGCCGCAGCCATCCTCCCTCCTGCGGGCCTCCGCCGTCTGCAAGCACTGGCGAGGCCAAGTCACCGACCCCCGGTTCCTCCGCCGCTTCCGCGCCCACCAAGGGAGCCCCACATCTGGGGCATCAAGTTCAGATCCACCTTAGGCCCTCCAGACCGCATTCCTCCGGAGCGCTTCGACCTGCAACATCAAATTGACCGCCGCAGCGGGATCCGTCTCGGTCTGCTCGGGTGccgccacggccgcgtcctcttgttggatgataagTGCAATAAGGTCATTGTGTGCGACCCCATCACCGGCGAGCACCACCGCCTTGACGTTCCACCAGCGTTCAGAGGGTTCAACATCTATGGGGCTGTGCTCTGCGCTGCCGTGGACCAGGGCCACGTGCACGGCAGCTGCCACTCGAGCCCATTCAACGTGGTCTTGATGTCCCTCTCGCGAGGCGGAGACAAAGATGAGTATGATGACGAACATGACTACGGCGATACATCACCCATGGCTTGTGTGTACTCTTCGGAGACTGCCGTTTGGGGCAACCTTATCTCAACGATGGATCGATGTGAGCTTGATGAGGTTAATCCTGGAATCCTTATTGGTAACGCTCTTTACTGGTCCTCTAAGAGTGTGATTCCGAACAGAAATGTTTTGCATTTGGATTATTTGGCAGACGACGTAGTTGAGTTTGATTTGGATAGGCAGAGCCTAGCTGTGATCAAGGGGCCTCCATGTCTTAATGGCTCCCTCAGACATCAAATAATCAGGGCAGAGGATGATGCTCTCGGTCTCGCTATATTTTCCCACGGTAGATTCGAGGTGTGGCAGAGGTGGGTCAGTTGTCATGGTGGTACTACATGGTTGCTGCACAACGCCTTTGAAGTGCATACCCTTCTTGGGCTCCCTCCTCAGATTGAGGGATCGATGAGAACGATGGAAATACTGGGGTATGATGAGGATAACCGTGCAATCATTGTATTTGTAGATGGCAATGTCTACATGGTTCAACCTATGTCCATGCAGTTCAGAAAACTTTATGAAAGCGCTTATCCTATCAAGTGTCATCCTTTTGCATGTTTCTATGCACCAG ACGTGGCTATTCCTGGTGGATGCAATGGAGTTGAAATATTGCAAGATGCATAG